The uncultured Sphaerochaeta sp. genome includes the window CATGAATTCATCCTTCTCCAGGTCAAGGCCATACTCCCTTGCCTTGGAGATCAGATTCTGGTCACTGGTGGCTTGGGTGGTGGTGAGAAGAGAGAGGAGAAACTTTTCCCTGATAAGGGGGAGTGCTTGCTGGTAGACCTCTTTCAGCCTTTTCTGGTCCTGTGTTCTTTTGATCTCTTGATCCAAACGAGTGCCTAAACGTTCCAATAGCCCGCAAAGATCATCAACAGAGACTGGTTTTAGGACATATTCACTCACATCATAGTGCATTGCCTGCTGGGCGTAGGTAAACTCATCATACCCGCTGAGTATTACGAGTGTGGTTGCAGGATAGGCAAGTCGTATTTCCTTGATCAGGTCCATACCATCGAGGTAGGGCATTCTGATATCAGTGATAACGACATCGGGATGAAGGTCCTCAACCAGTTCAAGGGCTTCTATTCCATTCCCAGCTTCTCCCACCACCGAAAAGTTATACCGCTCCCATGGGGTACGGGAGCGAATTCCTTCTCGCACAGCAGACTCATCATCAACCAGAAGTATTGAATACGGCATAGCTATCATGGTAGAGGGAAATGAGGGAGTAAGCAAGTTTTTTAGTCTCCACACCACCAGTCGAACATGACACTGACTGAGCGGTTCATCTCCTCCATAAAGGCACTGGTGTGTTTTCTCAGGTAGTAGTAATCTGCGAGTGTTCCCATGTTCTCATACGGAAGCGAATGTGTTGCCCTTCTTTGCTGTTCATGCTCCTGGTAAGCATGTGCCAACTCCTCAATATGGGGCTCCTCATATCGATTTTCCATAAAGACGGAGGGGGCTGGGCAACGGGGGGTCAATTTGATGGGACCTTTTCCTTTGGGGTAGCCAAAGATAAGCATACATGCCGGGATGGTGTATTGTTTCAGCTTCAGGAGGTCTCTCAGGTCCTCAAACTGCTCGATGACGTCCCCGATGTAACAGGATCCTATGCCGAGTGCTTCTGCAGCCACCACTGCGTTCTGCGCTGCTATGATTGCGTCCTGCATGCAGAGATGCAGATCACCTAGGCCAGGTTTACGATAGGAGACGTTCATTTGCTCTTTTCCTCTCTCTACAGCACCGCTTTCTTGGAAATAATTCACCCACTTCTGCATGTCGGCGAGGAATACCCAGACCAAGGGTGCCTTACTGATCATCTCCTGGTTGTCGCATATTCCAGCAAGGGTTTTCTTCTTCTCGCTGTCGCTGACTTCAACGACTGAGTAGAGAGCCATATTCCCTGCCGTAGGGGCACGGAGGGTTGCCTGTTTCAGGAGCGAGAGATGCTCCTCCTCGATGGGTCGCTCCTGGAAGGCGCGGACACTTCGTCGATTGTTCAATAGTTCCAATGTTTCTTGCATGGAAAGAGTATACGGTACTGTCTTCACTTCTTCCAGTGGAGATATACAAATCAAGTGGAATGGTCTATCCTATACGGTATGAAAAGTGTGAAGGCATATCGCTACCGATGGTTGATTTTACTCTCTTTGATACTCCTGATCCTTTCGGTGGAGGTTCATTGGCTGAATCTCTCTCCTGTTGGTAGGGTTGCAAATGAATATTATGCGTCTCAGTTAACGCTTACCTACGCTCGTCCGGTGGACTTGCTCTCACTGACATATCTCATTGTGTTTGTGGTGGCAAGTATCCCTGCATCTTACTTGTTGCACCGTCTTGGTATCCGCACTGCCACCTGGATAGCCAGCGGCTTGATCATATTCGGCTCCATGACCAAGTGGATCTATCTTTCGACCTTTTCCCTGGTTCTCCTTGGCCAGTTCATCCTTGCGATTGGTCAGGCCTTGGTCCTGACCAGTATTACTGAGATTGTCAGCCGTTGGTTTCCCATCCGAGAGCGTGGTATGGCTGTCGGTATCACCAGTGCCAGCCAATACCTGTCACTTGCAGTGGTAATGATTGTCTCTCCGATCTTGGTTGTGACCAAGGCGAATGATCCCTCGTGGGGGAGCGGTTTTGAGGAGTTGATGCGTTTCTATGCGATTCTCAGTTCAACCCTTGCCCTTGCTGCAGCCCTATTGATACGAGAGAACCCTCCCTCTCCTTCTTCAGCTTTGCCAAGCAACAACAAGGTACACTACCGTTCCTCGTTCAAGGCAATCAATGCTATTTCATCCCTCCGAGGGCTGATGATTATTTTTGCAATTGGTTGGGGTGTTCTGATGACCTTGTTTATCAAGATTGATGAGATCAGTGAGTTTCTTGGTTTTGCTGATTCAAATGGATTTTTGGGGATTGCAATGCTTGCAGGAGGTATGGTGGGAGCAATTGTGCTGCCCGCCCTCTCAGACCGTTTTCGCAGGAGAAAACTTTTCTTTGTATTCTGTAATGTCTGTTCGATCCCTGGTATCCTGCTTCTGGTTTTCTGCCAGCAAATTGGTGCAGTACTGCTGAACAGTGAGGCAATTGCCTTGATCGGGTCCTCGATTGTAGGGCTCTCCTTGCTCTCAACTATTCCCATCGGCACGCAGTATGCTGCTGAATTGGGGCAGGGGATCAGTGAAGAGGTCATACAGGGAATGCTTTTACTGTATAGCCAAGCTGCCTGTGCAGCCATTCTTGTTTTCTCTCTGGTGATAACTGAACAATATGCACCCATGTTGCTTGCCACCTTGGCCGCTCTCCTCGCTGCTGCAATGATCGGCAGCACCTTCCTTAAGGAGAGCAAGATGATCATCACAGAGGAAGAGCGGCTCAAAGAGGCAATCAATCAGGAGATTGTACATCTTCAGTAGGACTATTTGCCCTTTGGTTTCATCTGCTTATCAAAATGGTTGAATGCATGCACGTTCTCCAAGGGGAGGCGATCGCGTTTGCCGTTTTCACTCTCCATGTGTTTTTCGCTTAGGTGGGAGCTGTCTCCTGGGTATCCTACCACCATCAGTACCATGATGGAGTCTTCATCAGCAATGCCTAACACTTCTTTTGCCAGATCGGCATTGAACCCTGCGATGGGGTGTACATACAGTCCTTCCTGTACAGCCTGAAGCTGATACGCCATCGCTGCCATACCCAGTTCAAATGGGGCATAATGGCGCTCCCCAAGGGTCATTCCCCAGGAGTTGTTGGTTACCACCGCTACCAACGCGGGAGCCTTCTTTGCCCAGTAGTTCCCAGGGGCCAGTGCTTCCTTGAGTTTATCCAGTACTGTTTCATCAGATACGGTTACCAGTCTCCATGGTTGGTTGTTCATGGATGAGGGGGCGGTGTGTGCTGCTTCTGCAAGACGGACCAAGATGTCATCACTGATGGGTTTTGTATCGAGAGCACGATAGGCTCTCCTCTTCTCAATAACTTCTAACATTGCCATAGATTCCTCCATTTCATCTCTTTTCAATGTACTATGGTTTTCATTATCCGTGTACAGGGAATAAGGTTTTTCTTTCTGAGGCAACTATTTGTTTTCAATAATGTGTTACTTCTGAGACAACTCTTTTGCTTGTTTGCCTGAGAGATGTTCAATGTCAATGGCGATAATGATTGCCTGCCTACATTCCCTGACCTGTTCTATACGTTCCTGTTTCGGTCTGTCGCTCGCATATTTGTCAGTGAGGGCTGTAAAGGCCCTTGTATACTCATCCCCTTCAGCCAATCGTGCCTTCCCAAAAGCAATGACACTGGAAAAGTAGGTGGTGTACTCCTTGCTTACAATCTGGTCCTGGCCTACAACGGTGAAAGACACTTTCCTGTGGTTTTCAATAGCATCGACTTTATGCCCTTGCTTGGCGCTATGTATGTAGAGCGTATTGTCAAGGTAGACGTAATTGAGGGGAATTGCATATGGGTAGGAATCGTCACCAAGGCAGGCAAGCGTACCATAGGAACCTGCTCCAAGTATGGCCATGGTCTCTTTCTCATTGAGTTGCTGCTTTGCCCTACGCATCGCTCTGAACATAAAAGGCTCTCCTCTGGATATGAAAAAACGGGGAAGGCAGTACCATCCCCGTTCTTAGAAACCCACGTGATTAGTCGCGGGGTGAAAAGTCAGACTTAGGAGCTCCACAGAGAGGGCAAACCCAATCCTCGGGGAGATCTTCAAAGGCTGTTCCGGGCTTGATTCCGTTATCGGGATCACCTACTTTCGGGTCATATACATACCCACAAAGATCGCATTCGTACTCTTTCATAGTTGTTTCCTCCTCCCCATAGCATAACGACATTCATGCCAAGGGGCAAGATAATTATTACTGATAGAGTGCCAGGATTTTATTCAGCATCTTGCAGAATTTCTTCCTGAAACTATCAGGTCCCAATATCTCCACTGAGTCACCACACTGGATGATTCTCAGATAGAGTTCGATCGAGTTCTCTGCATCCATGTTGCAGATAAGATCCCCACCCTCCGTTTTTTCGAACACAGGGGTTCCATGCACTACCGAGCGAAAGACGTTCATCGCTGATCGTTCCTTAAGCCTCAGGCTTAGCGGAATCATATCGATAGCTTCGTAGTGTTCCTCGGCTTCATGGAACTTAAATGGTTTGAGGTTGTCCGGGATGGTGTAGGTCTCATCCAGGATGATTGCACTGGTGATGGTGCTGATATCGATGGTAATGATCTCAGTGGTGTGGCGTAATCTTCCCGTCACACTGATAGGATGCCGTCCTCCGGTGTCTTCTTCCCGGAACCCTATGAAGTAGGGGGCAAGCTCTGTCTCAATGGGGTCGAAGCCTTTCAGGCTCTGTACAACTCTCACAATACGACCCGATACCCAGGAGTCGATAAGCACTTCCAACACAGAGTTGAACTTGCTGCACTCCTTCTTCTCCTGTATCTTCCTGTCGATTTGCTCAGCGAGATTGACGACGTTCTCACTGATCTTCGGGGCATAGGATCGCATATTCATGGCAATCTTTCTCAGGCCCGATGCAAGATGGGGATTCTGGTACTCACTGCTGGTTGCAAGCATCTCCGCGGAGAGGTTGAAAGCAAGGCTCTCATAGACGCTGAGGGCAATATTATCGTCATCTTCCCTGCTTCTTATCTTGATGAGGTTGTTTTCCTCATAGATGTCGATATACTGTTTCAATTCATCAACATATCTGCTGATCGTTGAGCGATGGACGCCAAGACGGCGCGCAATCTCGGCTCTCCTCAGTCCTTCCGGATGGGAGTGAAGCAATAACTCAAGTTGTGCAACGCGTTCGCCTTTCATTCAATACTTCCTCTTATTTGCACCATTCTGCAACAAAATACAAGTCAGTATACCATGGATGTCTTATCTTACAAGGCTTATTTGCACAAATGAACACGGTTTTGCAACATCACCTGAGAGTTGTCGAGGAAACACACTCATGATAGGATATGCTTACTAAGGAGAGACTACTATGGAAGAACGTCTGACGAAGCTTGAAATGAAACTTGCCTATGCGGAAGAGACGATCGTAACCCTCGATTCTGTGGTCACTGAACAAGCCAAAGAAATCGGACTTCTGAAGAGTCGTCTTGAAGCATTGGAAAAGCGTGTCTCTGATGTGGTGGATGAAATGGGGGATGACGTAGCCCCTTCGGACCAGAGGCCACCCCACTATTAGGAATTAGATAAACAGATTGACTTTGCTCTCGGATGCGGCACCCATGTAGGTGGCAACGCCTCCTACCTCGACGCCGTCAAGCAGTTCCTCTTTGGTGATGCCCATGATATCCATAGACATCTGGCAGGCCACCATACGGACTCCTGAACTCTTTGCATCTAGGAACATCTGGGTTACTTGGTCGACATGTTTCTTCTTCATGCGGCCTTTCATCATCTTTGCTCCTAGTCCTCCCATATTCATGCTGGAGAGTCCAAGCTCGTCCATTCCCTTGGGAAGCATGCTGGAGAACATCTTCCCCATGAAATCCTTCTTGACCGGTGGTGCATTTTTCTTGCGTAGTACACTCAAACCCCAGAAGGTGAAGAACATGGTAACCTGTTTCCCTGAGGCAGCAGCTCCATTTGCAAGCACAAAGGATGCGAGTGCCTTGTCCAAGTCATTGGAGAATACCACCATCGTTGCACCATTATCGGGAGCGCAGATGGCAGGTTTTTCACCTGCTGAGTCAGGCATTGAGCAAATATTTGCATTTCCCTTCTCAACAACGGCCTCAATAACCCCTTCTGTTGTAGTAACCGAAACAAGGTTGTTGCCGGTAAGCTTGCTCCAGGATTGGACATCAACGCCGAAACCAGGGTCGGAAGCCTTGATGATTATGCGGTCCCCCTCTTCGAGGTTGTCCATTTCCTTCTTGAGTCGGATAATTGGACCGGGGCACTGCAATCCACAGGCGTCCACCTTGAAGATTTTGTTCTCTGTTCTTCTACGGAATGAGCCATCTTCGTTGAGATTGTCGATTGTTGCACTCTCTTCCTTGATGTTCAGTACCGTCTTATGCTCAAGCAATTCACGTTCGCGCATTGCGCTGTCATAGGTCTTGAAGCCTCCCGTAAGATTCCTTACACGGGTGAAGCCATTCTGGCGAAGGATGCGTTCGGCAAAGTAGCCTCGCAGTCCTATGGCACAGTTAAGGATGATGTCACAGTCCTTGGGTACTTCCTCCAATCGGTCACGGAGATCGATATTGGGGATATTCACAGCCCCTTCAATTGCCCCGAGTTCGAACTCCTCTTCACTTCTTACATCAAGCATGAATGTGCCGTTCTTCCGTGCCTGCTCTGCTTCATCCCAGGTTATGGTGTCACTCATGCCTTCGAGGACATTGACGGCAATGAAGCCGACCATGTTTACCGGGTCCTTGGCGCTTGAGAAGGGAGGAGCATAGGCTTGTTCGAATTCTGCCAGGTCATAGACGGTACCACCCTTCCCGATAAAGGCGGAGATGATGTCGATACGTTTATCGACCCCACCATATCCTACTGACTGTCCTCCCCAGATCTTCCCTGTTTCTGGATGATAGAGCACTTTCAAGGAGAGTTGTCTTACATTGGGATAATATCCTGCATGATTGCCCACATGGGTGATAGCGCAACGATAGGGGAGAGAGGCAGCTTTCAAGCTTTTCTCGGTCAGACCTGTGGAAGCAACCGTCAGGTCAAAAATCTTTGCGATACTGGTACCAATGATCCCTGTATAGGGCTTCTTGTTCCCATCTACGATGTTGTCTGCACAGAGACGGGCTTGCTTGTTTGCAGGACCGGCGAGAGGGATGGTGACCGGGCTCCCTGAGAGCGGACTTTCAAAGACAATGGCGTCACCTACTGCCCTGATGTCCTTGTCGTTGGTGGTGAAATATTCATCTACCTTGATCGCCCCGTTCTTTGCGAGTTCAATACCTGAATCCTTGAGGAATGCGGTATCAGGTCTCACACCAATGGAGAGGATTACCAGATCTGCATCGATCAGGGTACCCGATTGCAGGCGTACACTAACTAGTGACCCATGATGCTCAAAGGAGGCTACTCCATCCTTCAGGAAGAGATTGATCCCTTTTGCTCTGAGGTGTTGCTGTACTTCCGCTGCCATGTCGTAGTCAATAATATTCATGACTTGGTCGAGCGCTTCCACAACCGATACCTGTAAGCCACGTTCCTTCAGGTTCTCTGCCATCTCGATGCCGATAAAGCCACCACCTACAACCACTGCACGTTTGGTTGCTGGACTGTCAACTTTTTCCTTTATGCTGTCGATATCGCTGACAGATCGAAGAGACATGATTGCCGGGTGCTCTATCCCTGGGATGGGAGGCTTAACCGGGCTAGCCCCAGGGGAGAGAATGAGTACATCGTAGCGTTCATCATATTCGGTGTTGTGTTTCAGGTCCTTTACATGGATGGTCTTTGCTTCACGATCGATCCTTACAACTTCGCTTTGGATACGAGCTTCCACGTTCAACGATTCCATGAACTTGTCAGGGGTCATGACAAACAATCTGGAGCGTTCAGTTATTACATTTCCGGCGTAATAGGGAAGACCACAGTTCGCGTAACTGATGTATTCACCACGTTCAAACATGATGATCTGGGCCTTTTCGTCCCTTCTTCTGAGTCTGGCGGCAGTACCTGCCCCTCCTGCGACTCCTCCGATGATAAGGTATTTCTTTTCCATAGGTTCTCCTAGGTATTGGGTGACTGAGTGAACTGTAGTTCGCTTGGAAGGTTGAGTTCTGAACAACTATAGGTTTGTACCATTTCACTACCTGCTTCGGTTAAAGCAACGGTAAGGCTTCTTCGGTCCATGATACTCAAGGTTCTCTGAACAAGTTTACGATTCTCCAGACTATCCAAGATGCGGGTAAGCCGGGATGGGGAAAGTTCCAGTTCCTTTGCCAAGGCACTGGGTTCGCAAATTCCCTTGTTTACCGCACAGAGCAACAAGGCATCGTTGAAAGAGAGTCCTGTTTGCTGCTTCAACTGGTCTTCGAAGTTGCGAAGGGAAGTCTGCAACTTTCGGATGGCGCAGAGATCAATCATGCAAACCTCCATAAGTAATTTTATTTAGCAATAATTGCCATGGACAAATATACGAGGAAGTACTCTTCTTGGTCAATATGTAGATAAAAAAAGAATGACTTATTTTTCTGCTATGACATAGCTGAGAGCGAATAATTTGGTACTCGATAAGAAACCTGCAAATTTTACATAAAAATCGAGATATGTTCTGACAGAAGCGAGTACTTTTCACCAGTAAATAAATAGTGCTAAAGAAAATCGATAAATTTATATATGCAAATAGTATACTCCCTAGGTATCTTGACAATTTCAGACATTCCAGCATATGCTTGTACCTAGGAAGGGATATGATTAGGAGAAGAATAGAAGGTTAGCTGGCAGGGATAAAGCCCTTCAGTCCCAGCGATGTCCTACTACTTTGATCTACTTGGTGTTGGGTATTTTTCTCCTACGCGATTGTCCGGTACTACATCTTGGTTCTACTTATATTGCCAAGCAACGCGACTCCCTTGGGCCAGTGGTTTTCCCGACCACTGGCCTTTTTGGTGTATGAACAGGGTTGGTCCTTATCCTGATGTAGTGAAAAAGATTCGAGAAAGCCCTTCTGGGAGACATGAGGCTCCTTCAGTAGGTAATACTCATAGCGACGAATTCTTTGTATATATATTTTAAATAATTATTATAAAACAAATAAATTGTATTTAATCAGGTAAGGATAACGTATTTATTCTTACCAGTTCTTGTTGACAGAATAAAAAATATGCGGTTAGTATACTAGTATGTCAAAGAATTTCGACTTGATATTGGAGGAATCTATGAAAAAAGCAAGAGTTTTCGTAACAATCTTGTTGGTACTGGTTGTAGCTACTGCATCAGTGTTTGGCCAGGGTGGTGGGGAAAAAGGTGACAAGGTATATACCTTGAAGCTTTCCACTCAGTTGAATGAAACTTCTCCCATGGTTGAGGGTTTCAAGCAGCTTGCAGAAAGTGTAAAAGCTCGCTCAGAAGGCCGCTTGGTGGTTGAGATCTATCCCTCTGCACAGTTGGGAAGTGATGAAGATGTCATCGAGCAGGCATTGCAGGGTGTTAACGTTGCAGTCCTTACCGATGGTGGACGCATGGGCAACTATGTGAATGATATTGCAATCATCGGAATGGCCTATTTTGCCAACAACTACGATGAAGTACTTGCAGTAACCCAGAGCGCAAAGTTTGCGGAATGGGAGAAGGAGTTGAGTGAAGAGAATGAGATTCGTATCCTCTCCTTCAACTGGTATGATGGAGGAAGACACTTCTTCCTGAACAAGGAAGCATATACTCCTGCAGATCTGAGCGGACAGAGGATCAGAACTCCTGGTGCTCCTGCATGGGCAGAGAGTGTCGCCGCACTTGGGGCTACTCCGGTTGCTATGCCTTGGGGTGAAACCTATTCAGCTGTACAGTCCAAAGCAGTTGATGGGTGTGAGGTCCAGCTTACCGCTGCTCTTGGTTCTAGAATCTATGAAGTTCTGGATTACATGATCCGCACTGAGCACTTCCAGCTGATCAATGGTCTGATCGTTGGTGAGAGATGGTTCCAGACCTTGCCAGAAGACCTACAGACGATTTTGCTCGAGGAAACCAAGGCTGCTGGAGAGAAGAATGCTCGTTACGTACAGTCCAAGATTACTGAGACAGAAAAACAACTTGTTGAATATGGCGTGAAAATCATTGAGCCAGATGTTGACGCATTTGTCAAAGCAAGTGATGCTGCGTATGAGAAACTCGGATTTGGCGATTTGAGAAAAGAAATCTACGCTCAGATTGGCAAATAACATAAAGAGGAGCTAAGCTCCGCAACATGATAATGTTGGGATAGCAGAGGTCTCCAAAGCTATCCCATCATTATGTTAGACGTGAGGGAGATTCAATACATGAATATCTTACAAAAAGGATATAAAAAGTTTTGCGACTTTGAGG containing:
- a CDS encoding nitroreductase family protein, yielding MQETLELLNNRRSVRAFQERPIEEEHLSLLKQATLRAPTAGNMALYSVVEVSDSEKKKTLAGICDNQEMISKAPLVWVFLADMQKWVNYFQESGAVERGKEQMNVSYRKPGLGDLHLCMQDAIIAAQNAVVAAEALGIGSCYIGDVIEQFEDLRDLLKLKQYTIPACMLIFGYPKGKGPIKLTPRCPAPSVFMENRYEEPHIEELAHAYQEHEQQRRATHSLPYENMGTLADYYYLRKHTSAFMEEMNRSVSVMFDWWCGD
- a CDS encoding nitroreductase family protein → MAMLEVIEKRRAYRALDTKPISDDILVRLAEAAHTAPSSMNNQPWRLVTVSDETVLDKLKEALAPGNYWAKKAPALVAVVTNNSWGMTLGERHYAPFELGMAAMAYQLQAVQEGLYVHPIAGFNADLAKEVLGIADEDSIMVLMVVGYPGDSSHLSEKHMESENGKRDRLPLENVHAFNHFDKQMKPKGK
- a CDS encoding FAD-dependent oxidoreductase, which translates into the protein MEKKYLIIGGVAGGAGTAARLRRRDEKAQIIMFERGEYISYANCGLPYYAGNVITERSRLFVMTPDKFMESLNVEARIQSEVVRIDREAKTIHVKDLKHNTEYDERYDVLILSPGASPVKPPIPGIEHPAIMSLRSVSDIDSIKEKVDSPATKRAVVVGGGFIGIEMAENLKERGLQVSVVEALDQVMNIIDYDMAAEVQQHLRAKGINLFLKDGVASFEHHGSLVSVRLQSGTLIDADLVILSIGVRPDTAFLKDSGIELAKNGAIKVDEYFTTNDKDIRAVGDAIVFESPLSGSPVTIPLAGPANKQARLCADNIVDGNKKPYTGIIGTSIAKIFDLTVASTGLTEKSLKAASLPYRCAITHVGNHAGYYPNVRQLSLKVLYHPETGKIWGGQSVGYGGVDKRIDIISAFIGKGGTVYDLAEFEQAYAPPFSSAKDPVNMVGFIAVNVLEGMSDTITWDEAEQARKNGTFMLDVRSEEEFELGAIEGAVNIPNIDLRDRLEEVPKDCDIILNCAIGLRGYFAERILRQNGFTRVRNLTGGFKTYDSAMRERELLEHKTVLNIKEESATIDNLNEDGSFRRRTENKIFKVDACGLQCPGPIIRLKKEMDNLEEGDRIIIKASDPGFGVDVQSWSKLTGNNLVSVTTTEGVIEAVVEKGNANICSMPDSAGEKPAICAPDNGATMVVFSNDLDKALASFVLANGAAASGKQVTMFFTFWGLSVLRKKNAPPVKKDFMGKMFSSMLPKGMDELGLSSMNMGGLGAKMMKGRMKKKHVDQVTQMFLDAKSSGVRMVACQMSMDIMGITKEELLDGVEVGGVATYMGAASESKVNLFI
- a CDS encoding rubredoxin codes for the protein MKEYECDLCGYVYDPKVGDPDNGIKPGTAFEDLPEDWVCPLCGAPKSDFSPRD
- a CDS encoding WYL domain-containing transcriptional regulator; translated protein: MKGERVAQLELLLHSHPEGLRRAEIARRLGVHRSTISRYVDELKQYIDIYEENNLIKIRSREDDDNIALSVYESLAFNLSAEMLATSSEYQNPHLASGLRKIAMNMRSYAPKISENVVNLAEQIDRKIQEKKECSKFNSVLEVLIDSWVSGRIVRVVQSLKGFDPIETELAPYFIGFREEDTGGRHPISVTGRLRHTTEIITIDISTITSAIILDETYTIPDNLKPFKFHEAEEHYEAIDMIPLSLRLKERSAMNVFRSVVHGTPVFEKTEGGDLICNMDAENSIELYLRIIQCGDSVEILGPDSFRKKFCKMLNKILALYQ
- a CDS encoding MarR family transcriptional regulator codes for the protein MIDLCAIRKLQTSLRNFEDQLKQQTGLSFNDALLLCAVNKGICEPSALAKELELSPSRLTRILDSLENRKLVQRTLSIMDRRSLTVALTEAGSEMVQTYSCSELNLPSELQFTQSPNT
- a CDS encoding pyridoxamine 5'-phosphate oxidase family protein is translated as MFRAMRRAKQQLNEKETMAILGAGSYGTLACLGDDSYPYAIPLNYVYLDNTLYIHSAKQGHKVDAIENHRKVSFTVVGQDQIVSKEYTTYFSSVIAFGKARLAEGDEYTRAFTALTDKYASDRPKQERIEQVRECRQAIIIAIDIEHLSGKQAKELSQK
- a CDS encoding MFS transporter; the protein is MKSVKAYRYRWLILLSLILLILSVEVHWLNLSPVGRVANEYYASQLTLTYARPVDLLSLTYLIVFVVASIPASYLLHRLGIRTATWIASGLIIFGSMTKWIYLSTFSLVLLGQFILAIGQALVLTSITEIVSRWFPIRERGMAVGITSASQYLSLAVVMIVSPILVVTKANDPSWGSGFEELMRFYAILSSTLALAAALLIRENPPSPSSALPSNNKVHYRSSFKAINAISSLRGLMIIFAIGWGVLMTLFIKIDEISEFLGFADSNGFLGIAMLAGGMVGAIVLPALSDRFRRRKLFFVFCNVCSIPGILLLVFCQQIGAVLLNSEAIALIGSSIVGLSLLSTIPIGTQYAAELGQGISEEVIQGMLLLYSQAACAAILVFSLVITEQYAPMLLATLAALLAAAMIGSTFLKESKMIITEEERLKEAINQEIVHLQ
- a CDS encoding C4-dicarboxylate TRAP transporter substrate-binding protein, with protein sequence MKKARVFVTILLVLVVATASVFGQGGGEKGDKVYTLKLSTQLNETSPMVEGFKQLAESVKARSEGRLVVEIYPSAQLGSDEDVIEQALQGVNVAVLTDGGRMGNYVNDIAIIGMAYFANNYDEVLAVTQSAKFAEWEKELSEENEIRILSFNWYDGGRHFFLNKEAYTPADLSGQRIRTPGAPAWAESVAALGATPVAMPWGETYSAVQSKAVDGCEVQLTAALGSRIYEVLDYMIRTEHFQLINGLIVGERWFQTLPEDLQTILLEETKAAGEKNARYVQSKITETEKQLVEYGVKIIEPDVDAFVKASDAAYEKLGFGDLRKEIYAQIGK
- a CDS encoding SlyX family protein; the encoded protein is MEERLTKLEMKLAYAEETIVTLDSVVTEQAKEIGLLKSRLEALEKRVSDVVDEMGDDVAPSDQRPPHY